Proteins encoded by one window of Crassostrea angulata isolate pt1a10 chromosome 9, ASM2561291v2, whole genome shotgun sequence:
- the LOC128163830 gene encoding calcitonin receptor-like, whose amino-acid sequence MLHLSMCLTHLELYNVVTSLFCYRLLVPHLSEQSKVYWETEITKNRTLKATDENQLFPAGFSFVPDVNNRTSVDIACSGLTENDCKRWVKCSKMATKCCEDYISSNASFEEPVANCPSIWDGMSCINSISNGTVVSLDCPSYYIPSFQPANFTKTCLPNGVWENSHLDIDGSHVLYNYSSCMAANKQKRVEGTEEFRIQTMVTLVTNVISLAFLLPSFFIMTVALSSVFRYSGPLEAGYKRMFRTRLHFLSSLILVSIVTLSWDWVVGREHVYNLNREESLINRNSPICKVLISLQKYLRSATYFWMFLEGLNILIPQLHSSQIDSKVRMVWFYFIGWGIPLVTISIYVILRSAIEKYDFKCWIYNFLEIEWIVVVPNYLTVLCNVVFLIVVMVEVIRKSRAMKKASTYIPTSLRTLFFLIPLFGVNFIVPWISYAADNLLIPFIVNQVVEGLQGVFVCILWVLCKHEVQQNVKLAIRRKFPLLFERFHARKFSTTSSTHLTQAIHPMSVTPIVLDNAKVSGHLRTVLEVPEMERLSPDPEVNQISTDPA is encoded by the exons ATGTTGCATCTGTCTATGTGTCTGACCCATCTTGAGTTGTACAACGTCGTCACTTCCTTGTTTTGTTACCGGCTCCTGGTCCCTCACCTGAGTGAACAATCCAAGGTATACTGGGAGACCGAAATAACTAAGAACCGTACTCTTAAAGCTACGGATGAAAACCAACTGTTCCCTGCTGGATTTTCATTTGTGCCTGATGTTAATAACAGGACTAGTGTGGATATTGCGTGCAGTGGTTTGACCGAAAATGACTGTAAAAGATGGGTCAAGTGCTCAAAAATGGCCACGAAATGCTGTGAGGATTATATTTCGTCTAATGCATCGTTTGAAGAACCGGTGGCAAACTGTCCCTCTATTTGGGACGGAATGTCCTGTATAAACTCCATTTCCAATGGAACAGTGGTATCCTTGGACTGTCCGTCATATTACATTCCATCGTTTCAGCCAG CCAATTTCACCAAAACGTGTCTGCCTAATGGCGTCTGGGAGAACTCCCACCTGGACATTGACGGGTCCCATGTATTGTACAACTACTCGTCCTGCATGGCGGCCAACAAACAG AAACGAGTGGAAGGTACAGAGGAGTTCCGAATACAGACCATGGTTACCTTGGTGACGAACGTCATAAGTCTGGCCTTTTTGTTGCCCTCATTTTTCATCATGACTGTCGCCCTGTCCAG CGTCTTCCGGTACTCCGGACCTCTAGAGGCGGGCTATAAGCGGATGTTCCGGACCAGACTCCACTTCCTGTCCTCTCTAATCCTTGTCAGTATCGTAACGCTGTCCTGGGACTGGGTCGTCGGCCGGGAGCACGTCTACAATCTCAACAGAGAGGAAAGTCTGATCAACCGGAACTCA CCGATTTGTAAGGTACTGATCAGCCTACAGAAGTACCTTAGATCCGCCACTTATTTCTGGATGTTTCTGGAAGGACTCAATATACTAATACCTCAGCTCCACAGCTCCCAGATTGATTCCAAAGTCCGCATGGTGTGGTTTTATTTTATAGGATGGG gaaTTCCACTAGTTACAATATCTATATACGTCATATTGCGATCAGCAATAGAGAAATACGACTTTAA GTGTTGGATTTATAATTTCCTTGAAATTGAGTGGATCGTAGTCGTACCCAATTATCTTACTGTTTTA TGCAATGTTGTTTTCCTGATCGTCGTGATGGTGGAAGTAATACGTAAAAGCCGTGCCATGAAGAAAGCGTCGACTTATATACC AACATCGCTGCGTACCTTGTTTTTCCTGATTCCTCTGTTCGGTGTAAACTTCATCGTACCCTGGATATCCTACGCCGCGGATAACTTACTCATTCCATTCATTGTCAACCAGGTAGTGGAGGGGCTTCAG GGAGTTTTTGTCTGCATTCTGTGGGTGCTATGCAAACATGAG GTCCAACAGAACGTCAAATTGGCCATCAGGCGGAAGTTCCCGCTCCTGTTTGAGCGCTTTCACGCCCGGAAGTTCAGCACCACCTCCAGCACCCACCTGACTCAGGCTATTCATCCAATGTCCGTCACCCCCATCGTACTGGACAACGCCAAGGTTTCCGGACACCTGAGGACGGTCTTGGAAGTTCCGGAAATGGAAAGACTTTCCCCGGATCcggaagtaaatcaaatttcaaCGGACCCAGCTTGA
- the LOC128163831 gene encoding WD repeat-containing protein 74-like, with protein sequence MAAPMLKVLDVFVGSETGLLKGINVSKAEWLNLHDTESVDKSKEIVSLCWKDETETDVCIGSKNRTVTIWNSATRTFSDSLILGTEESKLRGVRLLNGDYVSCVDTGLVRLWKDGEVESEINAGKDVFTFEQNPTERNIFATGGKENELKIWDIELTENPKFTAKNVRNDWLNLRVPVWVTCARFLPKSEKIFTATGHHQVRMYDLKAQRRPVLDMSFDEYPITALSLCPKNENEVVVGNTVGKLAVLDIRKGRPVQVFRGLAGAIRAVEHHPTLPVIVSCGLDRYLHIHSTDDKSQQKIYLKSRLSALLLKSSWDGNDVDNEEEVVVKTEVVSDEDGNDDEIWGNMEVVQTKTKREDVKNSNNKKKIKRKQTGEESGEFDKQSKSKNVKNKKRKTGIKA encoded by the coding sequence ATGGCTGCGCCCATGCTGAAAGTGCTGGACGTGTTCGTCGGTTCAGAAACAGGACTTTTAAAAGGAATAAACGTTTCTAAAGCCGAGTGGTTGAATTTACATGACACAGAATCTGTGGATAAATCAAAAGAAATCGTATCATTGTGTTGGAAAGACGAAACGGAGACTGATGTGTGTATTGGGTCCAAAAACAGAACTGTGACGATTTGGAATTCGGCGACTCGAACCTTTTCCGATTCATTAATTCTTGGGACAGAGGAATCAAAACTTCGAGGTGTCAGATTGCTGAACGGTGATTATGTTTCATGTGTTGATACAGGACTTGTCCGTTTGTGGAAAGATGGCGAGGTAGAGTCCGAGATAAATGCTGGGAAGGACGTGTTTACTTTCGAGCAAAATCCAACTGAGAGAAATATTTTTGCTACAGGAGGGAAAGAAAATGAGCTCAAAATATGGGACATAGAATTAACGGAAAATCCAAAATTTACCGCTAAAAATGTGAGAAATGACTGGCTTAATTTACGGGTACCTGTTTGGGTCACCTGTGCAAGGTTTCTACCAAAGTCTGAGAAAATTTTCACTGCAACAGGTCACCATCAAGTGAGAATGTATGACTTGAAAGCACAGAGAAGGCCGGTTCTAGATATGTCATTTGACGAATATCCCATCACAGCTCTATCTCTCTGCCCTAAGAATGAAAACGAAGTAGTGGTTGGGAATACGGTTGGAAAATTAGCAGTTTTGGACATAAGAAAAGGGCGACCAGTTCAAGTGTTTAGGGGTCTCGCAGGTGCCATCCGGGCAGTCGAACATCACCCTACATTGCCGGTTATAGTGTCCTGTGGGTTGGATCGATATTTGCACATTCACTCGACGGATGACAAATCTCAACAGAAAATCTACTTGAAATCTCGACTCTCCGCTCTCCTTCTAAAATCTAGCTGGGATGGGAATGATGTAGACAATGAAGAGGAAGTGGTCGTCAAAACGGAGGTCGTCTCCGACGAAGATGGGAATGACGACGAAATCTGGGGGAATATGGAGGTCGTCCAGACGAAAACCAAAAGAGAGGATGTAAAGAATtctaacaataagaaaaaaatcaaaagaaagcAAACTGGAGAAGAATCAGGGGAATTTGATAAACAGTCAAAGtcgaaaaatgttaaaaataagaaaaggaAAACTGGAATAAAAGCTTGA